From the Lathyrus oleraceus cultivar Zhongwan6 chromosome 3, CAAS_Psat_ZW6_1.0, whole genome shotgun sequence genome, the window TTACTCCCAGACAAGTACAAGACTTGTATTATGGAACCCTGCTACCCATGAATTCAAGGTTATTCCTACTAGCTTTCGTGAGTCTGTACCGTATATGGATATTGAAATTACTCGATATGGTTTTGGTTATGATTCTGTTAGAGAGGACTACAAGGTGATTCGACAAATAATGTATAATCCAAATAGCGATAGTGAAAGTGACATTGAGGATTTTCCATTTGAAGATATATATTACCAACTCTTTTGGGAGATATATAGTCTACAAAGTAACTCTTGGAAGAAACTTGACTCTGATATCCCTAATAATTATATAGATCAAGGGTTGTGTATTGACGGAATGTGTCACTGGTGGGGTGAAGAAGGCTATGATAatgaaaatgatgatgaggaATACCTACTATCATTTGACCTAAGTGAGGAGGTATTCCATATAACACCCATACCCGATGATAAAAAATTTAGATCTATACTTTATTGGAAAGACTTAGTAGTATTAAATGGTTGCATTGCTTTAATCTCAAATCACATTAAGAACTACCCAAGTGATGATATTTTTCACATATCGATTTTGGGTGAAGTTGGGGTGAAAGAATCATGGATTAAATTCTATACAGTTTGGCCTTTTCCTTACATTGAGCATCCTATTGGAGTTGGAAAGAATGGATATATATTCTTGATAGAGCAGACTGGAAAATTAGTTTGTTTTAATGTAAACACTAATATGGTTGAGGAGCTCGGTAATGTAGGACATGGATTTGAAGGTAGGACAATAATTTATGAAAGAAGTATTGTTCCAATTGGAGGTATGAATACATAAAAAATCGTCTATACACCCATGTTTTATGGTTGTAATTTGTAAGAATTTTATATTTTACATAATATTGTCTTgaaacactttattattattatttttatttatattattattataattatcAAGTATAAGAGAATTCAAGGAACCATTTGATCCTATGAATATTGTTTCTACATATTTATTTCTTTGTTCTACTCTTTTTTCTATTTGCATGATAACTTTTATATTTAAGTTGATATAATAAAAATCACACAAAATATTTATTTGTTGTCAAAATTTATCTTTTATATAAAATGGAACAcaattatttttttaatattatataaATTTTGCGATGTTTTAGAAATCTCTTGGTATGTGGAAAGTGTTTCGTTAGGACATGAAcattttgaatttcaattttTCTTCTCATAAGTCAAACATTGTGCCAGTTCCCTCTATTAAGGTTAAAATTAATGCATAATATTTTGTGTCAACAGAAATTTGTAAGTGGTAATTGAATATTAATAACCCATAAATATTctaatcacaaaatcaattatACATGTTATTAGGTTACCGAAGAAATAATTGTAAAATGTAGGTCTCGCATAGCGCGATTGGGTTGATTGTGTAATGATTATAAAACTAACTATACTAAAATAAGAATTGAAATATTCAATGAGAGAGAAAATTATGTCATGCCTTTGAATATTTTGTCACTTTCCTATGTTTAATCCTTGCTTGAACCTTTATTATTTCTCTTAAGTCGTGGCTATCTTACAAAATAGATATGAACAATTGCATCACGACATTACCATCTTGGTTATATCCATTACCCTAATAACCCGGGCGAACTTGCAAGAAAGTTTACCGTACGTAAAATATATAATGTCCCGACTGAATATATCATATCTCCAACAATCATAAGCAAGCACCACAATCTTACTTGATTTTGCTATGCAAATATACATATGTTCTCATTGCTTTGTAGATTGATTATACCAATGTCATAGAAAAAATAAAGCATTAAGCACAAAAAGATTGAATAATTAAGATGTTCATTTACACATAACAAAATGTAGTGGATCACATGGTTCACATTGTTGGGGAAAATTCATCTACAAGGAACCTAATTAAGGGGAACTAGACATCCATCCTTTGGGGATTCATGGATATTTCTATAAAATGTGAAAGACGTATATCAATGTGCGTAAAAGTACAACTATCTGTGATAATCAAATGCTCACAATGATGATAATCCCGTAGAAGATCCATTTGAACTTTTCATGACAACAATGAAGGCGACCTAACTAGAGATATATCTCATGCCTCATAACCAAAAAGAGACTCAAGATTAAATTTCTTATATGATCAATGTATCTGGAAAAAGTCTAGGAAGCCTCAAAGTAatgaaagagaggaagtgtgaaagaTTACCAGGATGTGTCTGTCTGAGTCACTAGATTTTTGTAAAAGTAAGGAAGTAACTTCTAAGTTCTAAGGAAACTCATGCGCACTCAAAATATATTTCAAATGTTTTTATCTTGAAAATTGTTTTCTAGGTCAAGCCAAGTGATAAGAAGGTGTCCAATCTCTTTCTAAGATTTTTTTAACTAACCAATCTatcgtaccccaaattttgaccacccTTACCCAGAGTAGTTGCAAGTCAACATTAgtaacctgaaaagtcaaaggAGGCCTTTTTTACTTTTCAGATCATTAACAGGATAATGAGGTCGTAAGGGATTGTTGGTCTCTCCTCTAGAATTAATTAGGGCCTTTTGTTCTTTGAATAATTATGGTATCAATTAGggtttttaataaaaattacTTAATCTTTGTTTATATCGAATAGTTAGATTATTTATTAGATTAATTATTTAAACATAGGTTAATAACTTATATTGGTTTTTATTTAATCAGATCAATAAAATAATTTAAGTATAATAATTTAACTTATGATTAAATTTGGATTATTAGACTAATTATTTTATTAGGTGTTAATAGGATAAGATGATTAACTAAATTATTAATTTGATGCTTATTATATTAGGGATTTAGAATTGTTTGGCTTCTTTTTATTTTCGGTTTGTTTTTGTTAGAGTTGGGCCTGGCCCAAACTGGGCTTGATGAACTAGGTCATTGGATGACCCATGGGTCAATTGGGTCAAACCCATAATCCAACCAATGAAATGAATTAGGTGTGTCCCAGGTCCAACCCCATTCACCTAATTCCCAAAAACCCCAATCTGCGTATAATCAGAAGCATAAATGGTTTAGAACTTGCATTTTGCATACAACCAATAGTAGAAATGGATTCAAACTTAATCAGAACCAGAAATGTATTCAAACTTAATCAAAATAATAAATGGATTCAAACttgaatttttgaaaattaatcaaaacattCTAATTTCATACCAGTCATAATAATTCACAACTGAACCATGACCAAATACATTACAGATTTCAGTTACAATTTGGGAACCCTAATATATTTCTAACTCAAATCATATTATAGTCAAATCGGCTTCTAAAATTCCTAAAATAAATCAATCTAACTTAATTCTAAACCTAAAATCTAATATATAAATACATAGAATTTTGATTGAGAAAGGACCCCGAATCTGCTGCTGCTATAGCCCAAATCCTCACCAAAGCTCCAAGTTCCTTGATCCTTAGGGTTTTACACCGAAACCCTGAGCAGTTGAGCTTAGCTTCCAGTAGTACCTCGtagagaaagaaggaagaataATGGGTTAAGGATCAATCTGAACAAAAAAAAAGAGGGAATAACATAAGCATTTTACCTTTTACCGAAAGCTTGTTCCTCGTTAACGGTAAATTCATaatcatcaagctatggataagcttaacgttaataaaaccagaatggccaccacgcttttattgtttccaaaggaaaagggaaaagtacgaacaaaacccaaagataagaagtttttaaatcaaaactaataaaatgcaagagattacatgtaagggggttggttacatagagggaatgtgttagcacccaaagtgtcttaggtactcctagggagcccttttttatatgtgcatatgtttttggtataaaatatgattgataaaaatagagtgtggggatgagaaaaagaattcattgattatatttttgtgtttgacaataccttcggtcttatgtctacataccaacataaaaatgagggatcaaaaccccgtagttcgtggtaaaaatttcaaagaagttggtgaattgattttaacacAATTTTAATAAGAAAAGGGCAAAAAAGGGCAAAAAAATTGAATGAGGTTGTcagttctttttgtcttttgaaatttaagtcaatcTAGTTAcgtttattcacaagtttgatttaagaaaagaagttcaaaaattcaatggcataaggccaaagtttctagtcattaaaacatgtctaagtttgaaatcacaagcaaagaaacgtttttgaaaagagggataaatttgaaattaaagaaggtggaaggagatgaagagactatcctaagcaaaatttaaaagttaagagttgaaaagatatgaccaataggatgcaatccaatagacaagaatgtcatatagaaacccattttcctttggactttaatcagGCAACAAGCAACAAGTAATGAgaaatatccagacatcatgaagatcaaggcatcaaataaagataaccacatccaaaCAGGCACTCCAATATATAGCACTCTTCAAATTTCTTCCAATGTATCACATGATATattccttgattaactcagaacaaaacatcaaTCATAGACAATGATAACAAAACAACAATTAAGTAGAAAGACAGAGTAACAGATGAATCAATGACACTTaaagtcttgcatcagatgaaggcacacTTCAAGATAGATCAAtctcaaatgttggcattggccaagtcctttagcatagggaatgctgcctaattctaagttcaaaagttcagatcaagtctcaatagtccaccaaatgttttttagggtttttcttgttattaaatgttttaaagtcctaagaccataaataaaacaaaagcaagcaaaccaatatacaatcacaagatatgactcaaatgagcaaagtgaaaatggcttgaaacataaacaagttgcatgaaatataaatggcaatgaatgatagAGGTGCTGAAATTTAaattacataaagtaaatgacttgaaagcaaggcaatattaataagagttagtcaatggttagtcaaatgttagtgttgagtccttattgattaagtcattcttttgagaacactcaaccattcattcacaagtatgaatccttaaaacaagacatctttcatgagaagggctccaacttggataattcaacaagtatgccactagctctcaagaaagaaaaaaaggtcaagtttccacacaattccatgaagaatgagagacttacaatctcacttactagaatgttatgccttattgatcaaatttagctctatgttaagcaatcattattggacttatgcagaagtcacaacaatctgaggccgggaaataaaatataggtgttaattcatgttagaaatttggtacaaagaaccaaactcctaaaacatacaacacactaaaagaaaatgggagggacctatctcagtcagacttgtattgattcatctgacacaagtTTATTGATGAATCAATTAATATTTAGACATAAAGAGATTTCATTGGCCAATGAGGCAATgaggaagaatagggatgaatctaaagagggaggggaaaatagaaacataaattgatcatgagaggaatttcatttgatcaataccatccattcattttgggagatgaaacgtacatttcatcaatcccctaaatccaatggttttgataaaaaaaagtcaaattaaccatgaccaatgtccaaacagaaagtcaaacatcacaagaccataaaatcgctcaacataatttttaaacatttaatcaatttaGAAATGAATTAAATGCTTTCTAATTTGGACAAAATgtcaaatcccttcaaaacaccaaataaatggccaagggatttattctaggtcaaacaaggtcaaaggaccttagataaGAAATTTCACAACTTTAAACAGTCGGAAGTATcttaaaacaattaaaaatatgcacaaaaacatttaattcatgaaaaataccaaaattaatccaaaaaataattttaattcaaaatattgaagagaaaaatatttaaagatttttggtgagAGTCCgatattttttggattaaaaatgatttattatgaataaaataaaataagtggattaaatgaaaattcagaaagtacaaaaaaacaagggtcatcagatctccctcattaattgaggtggcagatctgatggcctAGCGCGCGCTTCCATCATGTTCTACAGTCAACGCGTGTGCACACGTGGTAATCAGGAATGAGGGCCAGGATTAAAATGTGGACATGAGATAAGATGGTTTAGGTCATGCCAACAaaccaccggagccctagctccggtcatcttcttcggtggacctcaccggaccGGTCTAACACAAACCACCATAAAAAAGAAAAGTAAGGAAATggttttaaagaaaaaatgctcaagagaacgaatctgacctccatttcttctaattccaagtatattgaaatATACATGGATTttaaatttgaggttcatgatttgagtttcttcgatttgaccttaaagcaactcaatcttgttgcctacattggtaggacttcagccaacccaaaaccaaagagaatggtgaagaattgagagagaatcgaaggctcaaagtttctaaaaaaatcaccttcgggtagcttgaatcttgcttgatcttgcttccaattggccttggctcgactctagaagcttgcaggaagtgaaatgggTCAAAGAGAGGTTTCGATTTTGGAGTTTCAATCttaaaacagaaggagaattgatACTCtatttcaagtgaaatcttcaagtttaaCCTTTAATGGAGGCTAGGGAGGAaatggttcaaagcttgggcaagcaGGGACCCTCTTTCTGATCACAATTGCCATGTATTTATAGGGTATCAAGTTGCTTTTCACACATCTTGaaaatttgccaaatttagcaactttggtgcatggatgcatgggtaTTAATTTGAGCCCAATTCATGATACGCTCTTGCTCTAATTTGTGCACATTGAGTACTGAAACCATAACATTTAAGCATGCAATAggaaatggttatttgaattcaaattttgtcaaaacaaacctatgaaaggaaccatgcgcaagtccctaAATATTGGTCCAAATAAGGCGATCTTGGACTTattggaaaggtgacatcaaggggaacaa encodes:
- the LOC127128701 gene encoding F-box protein CPR1-like: MITMENKSLKSLEMEYNLAVGIKKVSIDIPTDLSFSIISKLSVKTLKRFECVCKSWTVLFQNSYFMSLFCKNLYNHSYYDYTSLLLHLHHETTSIDVLYSLSDEQFENNIKLNWPNPFQMDDLEFEILGSRSINGVLCLISYSQTSTRLVLWNPATHEFKVIPTSFRESVPYMDIEITRYGFGYDSVREDYKVIRQIMYNPNSDSESDIEDFPFEDIYYQLFWEIYSLQSNSWKKLDSDIPNNYIDQGLCIDGMCHWWGEEGYDNENDDEEYLLSFDLSEEVFHITPIPDDKKFRSILYWKDLVVLNGCIALISNHIKNYPSDDIFHISILGEVGVKESWIKFYTVWPFPYIEHPIGVGKNGYIFLIEQTGKLVCFNVNTNMVEELGNVGHGFEGRTIIYERSIVPIGGMNT